A stretch of DNA from Amylolactobacillus amylophilus DSM 20533 = JCM 1125:
ACTTGAGCATTCATCCACATGGGGATCGATCTGCCGAGGAGATCGCGCAACTGGTTGACAAACACATGGAGGCACGGCAACAAAGATTTGAGCATTTCAAAGATGCAAACGAGATGTTTCACCGGCACCTCTTAGAGACGACAGATAAATTGAATGAATACGGTCATTCATTGGCACAAGAATGTCGTACTACTGTAGACCAATTACAGGGTAATTGCATGGAGTTTACCGATAAGGTGCAGGACATCCTAAACGATAATAAGGACCTGGCCATCCCGTTGGCTAAGGTTGCGGTTGCACCGGTGGTGGCAGGAATTCTCGGGCTGACTGCGATCGTGATCACGCGGCAATCTGGCTACAAGGAGAAAGTTAATCGGGTCACTGGGAAGACGAAGATTAGAATTAGATAGGGTAGCTATACAACAAACGTCAGTACTTTGACCAACCGATTACGGTTAGTTATTTGCTGGCGTTTTACTGTGCTGTTTATTTAGTTACCTTTACTATCGCCGCGAAAGATCGATTAAACTCATAATCAGCTGTTGAGTACAACAAAAAATTCCCCAAATCTAATTGGAGAATTTTTTTACGGTGATTAACCATCGTATTTTAATACCTGTTTTCTTTAACTGAAGCGGTCACGCTTTGCTCTTACCAACCGACGTTCTCATCCACCAGCGCATCCGGGATTTTGTTATCCCGTAAATCCGTAAATACTTCATGAAGCGTATCGATTGCGCGATCTAACTCCGCACGGGTCATTGTGAGAGCTGGTTGGAATCTCAGCACACTTTTGGCAATTGTGATAATCGCGAGCCCCTTGGCAAAGGCCTGATAGATAATCTTGAGGCCAGCGGCCTGATCTTTCTCGTGGGTCACCTTGTCCTTCACAATCTCAATTCCGAGATTCAAGCCAATTCCGCGAACATCACCGATGAAATCAAACTCTGACTGCATTGCTTGGAACCGCTGCTTCGCATATTCGCCATCAACACGCGACTTCTCGACAAGCTGTTCCTCCTCAATCACCTCAATGGTAGCTAGAGCTGCCGCGCAGCACACGGGATTGCCGGCGGTAGTGAACAGGTGTGCCGGTGCCTCCAGGCTATCCATGATTTTACTGCGACCGACAACCGCACTAATCGGCATGCCGGAGCCTAAGGACTTCGCCGTAGAGAGTAAATCTGGCTCGATGTCGAAGTGTTGGATGGCCCACCATTTACCGGTACGCCCCATCCCTTGTTGGACTTCATCCACCGCAAACAAAATTCCGTTCTCCTTACAAAGGGCGTAAAGTTCCTCGACATAGTCCTTTGGTGGCACGACAATCCCCGCATCACCAGCCACGGGCTCCATGATGACGCAAGCAACTTCCTCGGCTGGCACGTAGGTGGCGAACAGGTCTTTAACGGCTTGGATACATTCTTCAACGACCTCCGCCGTACTTTTATTTGCCCGATATACATCCGGGTAAGGGATATGGAAAATACCGGGGACTAACGGCGACATCTTACGGCGCATATTGAGACTTAGTGCCGAAAGTGACATCGAACCATAAGTTGCACCGTGGTAAGAGTTCACAAAGGAGATGATGTACGGCCGTTTAGTGTATGCACGTGCCAACTTGATGATTGCATCATTGGCGTCCGAACCCGATAAGCCAAACGCTACTTTTTTGTCGAAATCACCCGGGGTAATCTCCGTCAGCTTCTTTGCCAGCTGCACAACCGGCTCGGTGTGGTAGTAGGCGGGGGTGTAGTGCAATAACTTGTCTTCTTGAGCGCGCATCGCGGCAACTACCTTGGGGTGTCGGTGACCAACATTGATGGCACTCGCACTCGTGATGAGGTCGAGGTATTCCTTGCCGTCGATATCGACTAGCGTACTGCCTAGCGCATGGTCGATGACTAAATCGTAATAAGGAATCCGGGCAAAAGGTGCGAAATAGCGCTTCTCGTCCTGAACGAACTGCTTGGCCTTACTTGTCTTTTGTTGCGTCATTTGCTAAACCTACTTTCATGTTCTCGGCTAATTCTGCGCTGTTTTCAGTGGACCGATTGTGCTTCACGAAATCATAAATTTCACGACCAATAATCAGGAAGATTAAGATCACCCCAATATAACCGGTAATCGGGTAGATTACCGCCACTAATTGGCCGAACGGTACTTGGCTAATGACGAAGGTGATAATGGTCAGTGCAAGAATGATTAAGCGGTACTTATTCTTAGACGCGTTACGGCCAACCAGCGAGTAGGCTACCGTCCAAGTCATTGGTGCTGCGGTACTGAATATTTCCTCCAGGAGGATCAGTGAGAAGAAGAAGCTGATGATTGTTGAGATGTTGCCAGCGAGGAGGAGTACAGGCACCTGAACCTTTAAAACCTGGCCAATCTCGCTCAACATCGCGAGATTTAAGAGGAGAGCAGAAGCCATCAGGGCGATTCCGGCGAATACACCGCCGAGAACCGCCTCTTTTTTGTTCTTAGCGGACTTACCGAGGACTGTGATGAATGGTACGCCAACCACAATATTATTGGCGACGAATAAGAAAGCTGAGAGTACCCAAGAAAAACTCTGATTGCCGGCACCGTAGATAATCCCCTTGCTGCTTCTTAAAACATCGTCTGCAGTAGCGAGGCCACCAGGGTTTTTCAACAGTGAGATCCCAGCGATCACAATCGTGAAGAGGATGGTCAGCGGTCCCAGGTAGCTGATGATATCGATGAGACGATTGAACCCGAAGAGGGTGGTAATAAACACAATCACGGTCATCCCGACGGTACCAACAAGATTGGGCCAGCCGAAATACTCATTAACTGTGGCGCCGGCACCGGAAACCATGATGACTCCAATGAGGAAACAGAAAAATGGCGTGTACCATTCCATGAATGTACCAAAGATTTTGCCACAATAATGTCTAATACCGTTACTAGCGAGCTCATTACGGTGGTTAAAGCCGTAGCGCATGAGCACGGCGCCTAAGACTACGAATAATGTCATCGCCACGAATACACCTAGAATTCCCTTTAAACCGTAATTGGTGAAGAATTGGAGCACCTCTTGCCCGCTGGCGAAGCCGGAGCCAATGAGGAAGGCGATAATAGCACCCGCAAATTTAAAGACGTTCATTACACTGAGTTTGGTCGTTGTCTGTTCCATATTTGACTCCATTCCCTTATAAATTCTAGTTCAGTCGCAGATTTAAATAATAAAAAATAATGAATAAGGTGAGGTAATCTTAGGATATAATTAAGAACTAGTCAAGAATTATTTTATCTTTTAATTTGTTGGCGAAAAAAACGCTAAAGAAAAAAGCCGTCGGCTGACGGCTTGTAGCGGTAGTATTTCGGATCAATTTTGCTTTGTAATGGCAGTCGTTTTTCTTTTGCTAACTACGTCGAAGATTAAAACGGAAAGTAGCACCAGGCCAGCGGCGACGATAAATAATGACTGATAGGAGATAGCTTCAATCACCAGGGCGCCGATTAGGGGACCAAAGGCGCGTCCGGCGGATGCTGTCGCCATGACGAACCCCTGGTATTTCCCCTTCTCAAGTAGACTCGCACGATCGTTGACGAAGGTTGAAACTGCGGGGAAAGCCAGGATTTCACCGATTGTGAGCACCGCCATTGCAATCATGAACGCAGCGTAATGTGTCGCGGTAATCAAAAAGAGAAAGGCAACGGCAAACAGGATAAATCCTGTATACAGACGGCCGCGTAGGTGCTGGGTTAAGAAATCGTCAAAGTGGGTGAGAAGCGGTTGAAAGAAGACAATGAGAATGCCGTTTAGGGTCCAGAGTAGGCTGTAACTCCGGACACTCATCCCGAGGCTAATCATGTAAGTCGAGATGTTACTCTGCCATTGCTCGTAGGCAATCCAGGAGACAAAGAGGCAGACCAGGACCAAGATAATCCCTGTTCTGTCAAAAGTGGTGCCGGCTCCTGTGAGCTCGGTCTCACGGCCAGATTTGACGGCTTCTTTTGCATCATTCAATCCCTTGAACTCAAGGACAATGACCACGCTGAAACCGGCGAAGAGGATGAAGGCGAGTAGGAAAATATACGTGATGCCAAGCGGCAAGATTAAGCCAACGATAAGCGAGCCAAAGACCAGACCGAGGTTGCTGGTGAAGTATAGTACGTTGAAAATATAGCTAGTTTGCTTGCTTTTGATGAGGGTTGCGGTTGAATTGACGCCCGTATTGACCATACCGTTACCTAAGCCGATGGTAATGAGCAGGATGGCGTAGGTCGGCCAGCCGTGGAAGAAGATGAGTAGCCCGGCGGAAATTCCCGAAATGGAGATACCGAGAATCATCGTTTGGTAGGGATGCCACTTATCAAAGAGAAAGCCACCGAGGAAGTTTCCGAGCACGGTGAAACCTGAGTTGACGAGTAGTACCATCGCCGCTACGGTGAGCGGTTCGTGTAAATACTCGTGCATGTAGATGGTGGTCAACGGCCAGATGAAGCTAATACCCGTGTTGACGATGAGTGAGCCGAGAAACAGCCAGATTAGCTTTACAGGATCCTTGCGTGTCAAAATTGAAAACTCCCCCCAAGTGAAATTTAATAACCATTCTATTTTGGCTTATTTAGCATGGTTTGACAAGAGTTCAACCAAGATAAAACGCGATAAGCACTTCGAACCAATATTAGCTGCCAAACGTGCTAGAATCAGGGTGAAGATGACAATTGTTTTTTAATGGAGAGGGTGTAGATATGAAAGAATTTGGGCGCTTCCACGCATTTAGTGATGGGGTCTTTGCAATTCTCATCACAATTCTGGTGTTGGAGTTTCGTATGCTGTCCTTTACCCATGGTCACCTGGCGTCTGCATTGCTGGCTCAATGGCCCATTTTTCTCTCATATGTGATGGCCTATTTGTACGTCGGCACTCTTTGGCTCTTTCATCATGATTATTTCAGTCACTTGACGAGGGTCAGTCGACAGCTAAATATGCTGAATTTACTCTTATTATTTAGCATCACGTTCGTCGATTATCCGTTATATATTCTGAGTGCGGCGCTGCAGTCAGGCAGAGTTGCTGATCTTCAGGTAGCCATGATTCTGTATGGCTTGGTAGCCATGTTTGTCTCGTTCACATTTCTCATCATGTACCAATACGTTGGGCGGCACAATGAGCTTCACGATAACCAAATTAAGTTGGGCGTATTCGATGAGATTAAGCATGATCCAGCCAAAAGTGTTTCAATCTATGGTCTGGCAATCATCACGACCTTTTGGTCAGTCTATGTGAGTGCTGCGCTAATTGTTGCCGGCATTGTTTTCCATTTCATTGCGTACCTCCGGATGAGTTCGCGGTTAGAGAAAGCCGAGAACGCTGCACGCAAGCTCAAAGAGAAGGGTGGAGGTAGTGCAAAAATACGCGAGAATTAAGGAAATGTTCATGGTATACTGGAGTTAATAAGTGACAGTAGCGTCACATAACTGGAGGTATAACCATGGCCCTAGGCAAAGTGATTAAACAACTACGTGAGGAGCGACGGCTCACCCAACCAGAGCTTTACGATGGACTGATTAGCAAAAGACAGGCCATTCGCTTCGAACAGGATGATGCTGATATCAAAGGAATGGTTCTCTTGGCAATACTGCAGCGCTTAAGGATCACTGCGGAGGAGCTAAATAGGCGCTTGAACATGCCAGTTACAGATTCTACTCCAAAAGATCAAGAGTTGATGGAAGTCGAGCACCAACTCTTGAACCAGCAATTTCCGCTAGCAAATAGCAGGACATTCTATAGTAAGAATCGTTTCTCAAGTGATAAGCACAGAGTGCGGCTAGCCATTTTAGCCATCCTCAATCTCCCTGAGGACCTGGCGGAACGAGACGTCGACTTCCTGATGGATGAACTAGACGCGACGAGCAAATTATCGCAGGCACAGGTTGAGCTATTCGTTCAGAATTTGGATAAGTTTCCAAAGTACGAGCAAGGGCTGATTCTGAAGCGCCTGACGAAGGAAGTAGAGCAACCAGTGATGTTGCAGAATCCGTGTTTGCAATCTATCTACTTTAATCAGGCATTAAACTTT
This window harbors:
- a CDS encoding aspartate aminotransferase family protein; translation: MTQQKTSKAKQFVQDEKRYFAPFARIPYYDLVIDHALGSTLVDIDGKEYLDLITSASAINVGHRHPKVVAAMRAQEDKLLHYTPAYYHTEPVVQLAKKLTEITPGDFDKKVAFGLSGSDANDAIIKLARAYTKRPYIISFVNSYHGATYGSMSLSALSLNMRRKMSPLVPGIFHIPYPDVYRANKSTAEVVEECIQAVKDLFATYVPAEEVACVIMEPVAGDAGIVVPPKDYVEELYALCKENGILFAVDEVQQGMGRTGKWWAIQHFDIEPDLLSTAKSLGSGMPISAVVGRSKIMDSLEAPAHLFTTAGNPVCCAAALATIEVIEEEQLVEKSRVDGEYAKQRFQAMQSEFDFIGDVRGIGLNLGIEIVKDKVTHEKDQAAGLKIIYQAFAKGLAIITIAKSVLRFQPALTMTRAELDRAIDTLHEVFTDLRDNKIPDALVDENVGW
- a CDS encoding MDR family MFS transporter produces the protein MTRKDPVKLIWLFLGSLIVNTGISFIWPLTTIYMHEYLHEPLTVAAMVLLVNSGFTVLGNFLGGFLFDKWHPYQTMILGISISGISAGLLIFFHGWPTYAILLITIGLGNGMVNTGVNSTATLIKSKQTSYIFNVLYFTSNLGLVFGSLIVGLILPLGITYIFLLAFILFAGFSVVIVLEFKGLNDAKEAVKSGRETELTGAGTTFDRTGIILVLVCLFVSWIAYEQWQSNISTYMISLGMSVRSYSLLWTLNGILIVFFQPLLTHFDDFLTQHLRGRLYTGFILFAVAFLFLITATHYAAFMIAMAVLTIGEILAFPAVSTFVNDRASLLEKGKYQGFVMATASAGRAFGPLIGALVIEAISYQSLFIVAAGLVLLSVLIFDVVSKRKTTAITKQN
- a CDS encoding TMEM175 family protein → MKEFGRFHAFSDGVFAILITILVLEFRMLSFTHGHLASALLAQWPIFLSYVMAYLYVGTLWLFHHDYFSHLTRVSRQLNMLNLLLLFSITFVDYPLYILSAALQSGRVADLQVAMILYGLVAMFVSFTFLIMYQYVGRHNELHDNQIKLGVFDEIKHDPAKSVSIYGLAIITTFWSVYVSAALIVAGIVFHFIAYLRMSSRLEKAENAARKLKEKGGGSAKIREN
- a CDS encoding helix-turn-helix domain-containing protein, whose amino-acid sequence is MALGKVIKQLREERRLTQPELYDGLISKRQAIRFEQDDADIKGMVLLAILQRLRITAEELNRRLNMPVTDSTPKDQELMEVEHQLLNQQFPLANSRTFYSKNRFSSDKHRVRLAILAILNLPEDLAERDVDFLMDELDATSKLSQAQVELFVQNLDKFPKYEQGLILKRLTKEVEQPVMLQNPCLQSIYFNQALNFHLLVQGNTTAAQRVLENYQEQLQSLPDDSQIKYRSWQLLLDVATGQPEAAVEIGKRAQLLLLLGQATAADRLVDRRRRVQLQFKLSHAWTSGEIGMVARRLNKRPKGSLESAKDFLGHYEGLAEAVKQGNKPLSYYLNNYDY